The genomic region GGAGGCTCGCCGCAAGTACGACGAGATCCGCGAGCTGCTGGGCAAGGAGCTGCTCGGGTCGCGCTTCGAGGGCATGAAGGAAGCGCTGCAGAACACGACGCCCGAGGACGTCGAGCGGGTCAACGAAATGCTCGCCGACCTGAACGCCCTGCTCGCCGCCCATGCGCAGGGTCGGCCGGACACCGACCAGCTGTTCGAGCAGTTCATGGCCAAGCACGGCGAGTTCTTCCCGGAGAGCCCGCGGACCGTGGACGAGCTGATCGACGCGCTGGCCCGGCGCGCGGCGGCAGCGCAACGCATGCTGAACTCGATGACCCCGGAGCAGCGGGCAGAGCTCGCTCAGCTGTCCCAGCAGGCGTTCGGCAGTCCGCAGCTCGCGCAGCAGTTGTCCCAGCTGGACGCGCAACTGCAGGCGCTGCGGCCGGGGGAGGACTGGTCCTCCGGTGAGCGGATGAGCGGCGACGACCCGCTCGGCCTGGCCGAGGGGGCTCGGGCGATGTCCGACCTGGCCGAGCTGGACGCCTTGGCCGAGCAGCTCTCCCAGGCGTACCCGGGCGCGCGGCTGGAGGACATCGACCTGGACGCGCTGACCCGCCAGCTCGGCGACGAGGCGACCGTCGATGCGCGCCGGCTGAGCGAGCTGGAGCGGGAGTTGCGCAACCAGGGACTGCTGGAGCGCGCGCCGGACGGATCGTTGCGGCTGTCCCCGAAGGCCTTGCGGCAGCTCGGCCAGACCGCGCTGTCCGACGTACTGCGCGCAGCGCGGGGGCAGTCGGGGGAGCGGGACTCGGCCTCGGCCGGCGCGGCCGGTGAGCTGAGCGGTTCGACCCGGCCGTGGCAGTTCGGCGACACCCAGGCGTGGGATGTGCCGCGCACAGTGCGCAACGCCGTACTGCGGACCGCGAACGTCGGGGGACGGGTCCGGCTCGACGTGACCGACGTGGAGATCGCGGAGACCGAGCACCGGGCGCGGGCCGCGGTCGCGCTGCTGGTGGACACCTCCTGGTCGATGGTCCAGGAGAACCGCTGGCTGCCGATGAAGCGGACGGCGCTCGCGCTGCACCAGCTCATCTCGACCCGCTACCGCAACGACGCGCTCCAGCTGATCACCTTCGGCCGGTACGCCGGGGTGGTCGAGCTGCCGCAGCTGATCGGCCTGGAAGGCACGTGGGAGCAGGGCACCAACGCGCACCACGCGCTGCTGCTCGCAGGGCGGCACCTGCGCCGGCACCCCGACGCCCAGCCGGTCGTGCTGATGGTGACCGACGGCGAACCGACGGCCCACCTGGAGCCGGACGGCACCGCCGAGTTCTCCTACCCGCCGGAGCCGGCCACGCTGCGCAAGACGATCTTCGAGGTGGACCGGCTGGCCAAGCTCGGGGCCTCGCTGACCGTCTTCCGGCTCGGCGACGACCCGCGGCTGGAGGCGTTCGTCGACCTGCTGGCCCGGCGCAGCGGCGGCCGGGTGCTGGCCCCCGACGCCGACCGCCTCGGCGCCGCGGTGGTCGGCGACTACCTGCGGACGCGACGCAGGCACTGACAACCCCGAAACGCAGGGTGTTACCCATCTGAAGGTGGGTGACACCCTGTTTCCGCGTTTCGATGGCAGCGGGCGCGACTGTCCTGCGTTGTCAACGCGGTAAGGGGTTTCCGGTCGGGTTGCTGTGGCCAGCGTCACGCGATTTCCGTGAGACCAGTGTTCAACTGGACTGGTTTTCGGCCTTACGCTGACAAGACGCCCAGCGCCACCGGAGTCGACGGGCCGGCGGCCACCGTGCCGCGACCCAGCGCCGCCCCGACCACGAGGGAGTCACCGTGCCGAAACTCGTCTACGACTTCGCCGAAGGCAACAAGGACATGTTGGTTCTGCTGGGTGGCAAGGGGGCGAACCTCGCCGAGATGACCAACCTCGGTCTGCCCGTGCCGCCCGGATTCACCATCTCCGCCGAGGCCTGCAAGGTGTTCCTGGCCACCGGCTCGGTGCCGCCGCAGCTGACGGAGGACATCGACCACCACATCGACGTGCTGCAGCAGAAGATGGGCAAGAAGCTCGGCCAGGCCGACGACCCGCTGCTGGTCTCGGTCCGGTCCGGTGCCGCGGTGTCGATGCCCGGCATGATGGAGACGGTGCTGAACGTCGGCCTGAACGACGACTCCGTGAACGGTCTGGCCCACCAGTCGGGCAACCCGCGCTTCGCCTGGGACGCCTACCGGCGGCTGATCCAGATGTTCGGCAAGACCGTGCTCGGCATGGACGGTGACGTCTTCGAGGACGCGATCGAGGCCGCCAAGCGAGCCAAGGGTGCGAGCAGCGACCTCGACCTGGACGCCGAGGACCTGCAGACCCTGGTCGGCACCTTCAAGGCCGCGGTCGAGCAGCACACCGGACGCGAGTTCCCGCAGGACCCGCGCGAGCAGCTGGACCTCGCGATCGAAGCCGTGTTCGGCTCCTGGAACTCCGACCGCGCCATTCTCTACCGCCGCCAGGAACGGATCGCCACCGATCTGGGCACCGCGGTCACCATCTGCTCGATGGTCTTCGGCAACCTCGGGATGGACTCCGGCACCGGCGTCGCCTTCACCCGCGACCCCTCCACCGGTCAGCCCGGCGTCTACGGCGACTACCTGCAGAACGCCCAGGGCGAGGACGTGGTCGCGGGCATCCGCAACACCGTGCCACTGGCCGACCTGGAGCAGATCGACAAGACGTCGTACGACGAGCTGATGCGGATCATGGCCACCCTGGAAGGCCACTACCGCGACCTGTGCGACATCGAGTTCACCGTCGAGCGCGGCAAGCTGTGGATGCTGCAGACCCGGGTCGGCAAGCGGACCGCGGCCGCGGCGTTCCGGATCGCCACCAGCCTGGTCGACGAGGGCGTGATCGATCTCGACGAGGCGCTGCGGCGGGTGAAGGGCGCGCAGCTGGCCCAGCTGATGTTCCCGCGGTTCGACAGCGACGCGGACAAGCAGCTGATCAGCAAGGCGATCGGCGCGTCGCCGGGCGCGGCGTCCGGCCAGGTCGTGTTCACCTCGGCCGCTGCGGTCGCGGCCGCCGAGCGCGGCGAGAAGGTGATCCTGGTCCGGCGGGAGACCAATCCCGACGACCTGCACGGCATGATCGCCGCCCAGGGCATCCTGACCAGCCGCGGCGGCAAGACCTCGCACGCGGCCGTGGTCGCCCGCGGCATGGGCAAGACCTGCGTGTGCGGCGCCGAGGAGCTCGACGTCGACGTCGCCGCCGAGACGATCACCGTGCACGGTACGACGATCGGCGCCGGTGAGGTGATCTCGATCGACGGCACCACCGGCGAGGTGTTCCGCGGCGAGGTCCCGGTCGTACCGTCACCGGTCGTGCGCTACTTCGAGGGCTCGCTGGCGCCGGACGAGGGCGACGAGCTGGTGGCCGCGGTGCACCGGCTGATCGGCCACGCGGACGAGATCCGGCGGCTCGGCGTACGGACGAACGCCGACACCGCCGAGGACGCCGCGCGGGCCCGCCGGTTCGGTGCCGAGGGCATCGGTCTGTGCCGGACCGAGCACATGTTCCTCGGCGAACGGCGCGAATCGGTGGAGCGGCTGATCCTGGCCGAGGACGACGCGGAGCGCGACGCCGCGCTGGCCGAGCTCGAGCCGCTGCAGCGCGAAGACTTCCTGGAGCTGCTGGCCGCGATGGACGGCCTGCCGGTGACGATCCGGCTGATCGACCCACCGCTGCACGAGTTCCTGCCGTCGATGGAGGAGCTCGCGGTCAAGGTCGCGCTGGCCAAGGAACGCGGCGAGGAGCCGGGGCGTGAGGTCAAGCTGCTGGCCGCGGTCGAACGGCTGCACGAGCAGAACCCGATGCTCGGCCTGCGCGGGGTACGGCTCGGGCTGATGATTCCCGGCCTGTTCGCGATGCAGGTCCGGGCGATCGCGTCGGCCGCGGCCGAACTGCGCAAGCAGGGCAAGGACCCGCGGCCGGAGATCATGATTCCGCTGGTCGGCGCGATCCAGGAGCTGCAGCTGGCCCGCGACGAGGTCGAGGGTGTGCTGGCCGAGGTCGCGGCGGCCGAAGGCGTCGACCGGGCGATCCCGATCGGCACGATGATCGAGCTGCCGCGGGCCGCGGTGATCGCGGACCAGATCGCCGAGGCCGCCGACTTCTTCTCCTTCGGCACCAACGACCTGACCCAGACCACCTGGGGCTTCAGCCGCGACGACGTCGAGGGCTCGTTCTTCTCCCGGTACCTGGAGAAGGGCGTGTTCGCGGTCTCGCCGTTCGAGTCGATCGACCGCGAGGGCGTCGGCGCCCTGGTCCGCACCGGCGCCGAGCGTGGCCGGTCGACGCGGCCCGACCTCAAGCTCGGCATCTGCGGCGAGCACGGTGGCGACCCCGACAGCATTCACTTCTTCCACGAGGTCGGCCTGGACTACGTCTCCTGCTCGCCGTTCCGGATCCCGGTGGCCCGGCTGGAAGCCGGCCGAGCGTCCCTCGACTGAGCAGACCGGCGCCCGAGCCCCAGGTCGATCGGCTGGGGCTCAAGTCCGGCCTGAGCGCCGGTTTCAGGTCTCGCGGCGTTCGCCGACCGGGCCGCGGTGCAGCAGATCCTGG from Kribbella flavida DSM 17836 harbors:
- the ppdK gene encoding pyruvate, phosphate dikinase — its product is MPKLVYDFAEGNKDMLVLLGGKGANLAEMTNLGLPVPPGFTISAEACKVFLATGSVPPQLTEDIDHHIDVLQQKMGKKLGQADDPLLVSVRSGAAVSMPGMMETVLNVGLNDDSVNGLAHQSGNPRFAWDAYRRLIQMFGKTVLGMDGDVFEDAIEAAKRAKGASSDLDLDAEDLQTLVGTFKAAVEQHTGREFPQDPREQLDLAIEAVFGSWNSDRAILYRRQERIATDLGTAVTICSMVFGNLGMDSGTGVAFTRDPSTGQPGVYGDYLQNAQGEDVVAGIRNTVPLADLEQIDKTSYDELMRIMATLEGHYRDLCDIEFTVERGKLWMLQTRVGKRTAAAAFRIATSLVDEGVIDLDEALRRVKGAQLAQLMFPRFDSDADKQLISKAIGASPGAASGQVVFTSAAAVAAAERGEKVILVRRETNPDDLHGMIAAQGILTSRGGKTSHAAVVARGMGKTCVCGAEELDVDVAAETITVHGTTIGAGEVISIDGTTGEVFRGEVPVVPSPVVRYFEGSLAPDEGDELVAAVHRLIGHADEIRRLGVRTNADTAEDAARARRFGAEGIGLCRTEHMFLGERRESVERLILAEDDAERDAALAELEPLQREDFLELLAAMDGLPVTIRLIDPPLHEFLPSMEELAVKVALAKERGEEPGREVKLLAAVERLHEQNPMLGLRGVRLGLMIPGLFAMQVRAIASAAAELRKQGKDPRPEIMIPLVGAIQELQLARDEVEGVLAEVAAAEGVDRAIPIGTMIELPRAAVIADQIAEAADFFSFGTNDLTQTTWGFSRDDVEGSFFSRYLEKGVFAVSPFESIDREGVGALVRTGAERGRSTRPDLKLGICGEHGGDPDSIHFFHEVGLDYVSCSPFRIPVARLEAGRASLD
- a CDS encoding vWA domain-containing protein, producing the protein MTAAIPEGWSYGPWHEGPDPLAPPVDLRDALDEIGQDVMAGSSPRSALEELLRRGTRNTQGLDDLTRRLWQRRREIQRRHNLEGTLRDVQRLLDEALEAERRDLFPNPSDDARFREAQLDALPSGTAAAVRELAEYDWQSAEARRKYDEIRELLGKELLGSRFEGMKEALQNTTPEDVERVNEMLADLNALLAAHAQGRPDTDQLFEQFMAKHGEFFPESPRTVDELIDALARRAAAAQRMLNSMTPEQRAELAQLSQQAFGSPQLAQQLSQLDAQLQALRPGEDWSSGERMSGDDPLGLAEGARAMSDLAELDALAEQLSQAYPGARLEDIDLDALTRQLGDEATVDARRLSELERELRNQGLLERAPDGSLRLSPKALRQLGQTALSDVLRAARGQSGERDSASAGAAGELSGSTRPWQFGDTQAWDVPRTVRNAVLRTANVGGRVRLDVTDVEIAETEHRARAAVALLVDTSWSMVQENRWLPMKRTALALHQLISTRYRNDALQLITFGRYAGVVELPQLIGLEGTWEQGTNAHHALLLAGRHLRRHPDAQPVVLMVTDGEPTAHLEPDGTAEFSYPPEPATLRKTIFEVDRLAKLGASLTVFRLGDDPRLEAFVDLLARRSGGRVLAPDADRLGAAVVGDYLRTRRRH